A segment of the Babylonia areolata isolate BAREFJ2019XMU chromosome 7, ASM4173473v1, whole genome shotgun sequence genome:
AAGACAGAAGATTCATGATGGCAACAACTACAACCCACTGCCACAGTTAATGAAAACAACTGCAAGTAAAAACAACTCTCGTCACTTCCGCTGAAAGTCAGCAATCAAAACAGCGTCTGGCTTTTTCAGAAGGCTGATGATGTGACGCTGGAACTTGTCCCGGATACGATTGAACTCCATGACATCTCGGGGCTTCTCGTTGAACCAGAACTTGGTGAACTCAGACATGAGATAGCCTGCACACAACAAGGGGAAAACAGTAACAATATGTAGAATATTTAGAGCTAACTCGACTATCAAATAATACAACTCCAGTGTGGGTAGAAAACTTCACCTGGTGCATCAATGTATTGCACATCCTACCAAAAGGCTGAGCAGTTCAGTTAATGGCATCAATCCTTAGCATGTCTAATCAAATAACCGGAGTGAAAGAAAACTTGTAAAAATGACTACAAGTTTTATGTAAATCATAGTATGACTTAAAGCCGACAACTCTCTTTCCAAAATGAATCAGGCCTAAATTATTTTGATCAGAAAGCCTGCACTCAATTACAATATCACCTGTTTCCCCTTTTGAGAAAAGCTCACCAACAAAATGAAAAGTTTTACCAAACAAAGGAAAGCTTACAtttcatcaataacaacaacaaaaactttaggAAACTGACATACATACAGTAGAGATTCCCATAAAAACACTTTTTCTCACTAAACACTGCCTCTTTGCTTACAGAAGACTTCATGGTAATCGTCCATGGAAGGCTGAGGGGTGGGCAGATTGTAGAAATGGGTGCGTAGTTTGCGTTTCATCATCAGATGATACTGCAAGTCTGTGATGTTAATCCCAACAATGGCAAAGGAAAACCTGAAAAGGTGATTCATTTCAATACATTAGTCAAAACAAACATCCATATCTCATCTGTATCTTCTCAGATTTAAAAAAGTCAAACTATATTAATATTTCATCAATCCAAAATTCTTTCTTAGACCTCCATCTCACCTTTTCCCAATCCAGCCTTTCCTTCCAACTTCTGTACCCATGTTTAATGTTGGGACTGTGAGCACTTGTAACTTTTTTCTTCCATtaacatagaagaagaaaaaaattgtgaCTAGCAGAATTAAACATGTTGTTTTCAAATGTTTATATTACCCACATATAAAGACACAATGTATGATGTTAAAAATTACCCCATAACAGTCAACACAAATATGAAATTAATTAAGTAGCAGAAAAAGGTACAAAAAACAATCCTTACCCATATTTTGGATGACATGACTTTGACAGAGCACTCTGGGCTTCTTTGCTGTATTTTTCGGCAAAATACCTGCACAGAAACAAGTAAATGCTCTACTAACTGCTGTTCATAAAACCATGAGAATATCTGAGTGCAATTCACAAAAACATCACCATGCAACTTTTAAAAACACACCTGAAATATGTATGAAATACAGAGGAATATTACAAGCTGATAATATTTTTAAACAGCacagaaaatcattacaaattcCACAAACTGCTTAGATACAAACATATCAGCATGAAACTTCACTCATTCAACAGCAGGAATCAGTGATTCAGAGAAAAATAGGTAAACCCCATAAACACGAAAAAACGAAGCAGTGGTTAAAAATATTAACTCCAATAAATCACATGTGCACAAACAGGTACGAGTATACAAGCAaaaatgcacatgaacacacaccaaaGGATGTATCTCCAATCAaccacatgtgtgcacacacacgcaaacaacactGATTAGCAAGAAATAAATATCAAACAGTTACAGTATTTCTGAATCCACACAGTTAATGTCTTAGCATAAATAGAGAGTGCTAAAGTATGTATATCATAAATGTTTAATGAGTATCAGCCTAAGTGTAAAATGACAAACCAATTTGATTGGAACAAATGTGCCTTGAGCCAGCTGAGGtgataagaataaagaaaacagTTCTTTCTTTTGAGAATTTGTCAATTTATAATCAAAGCATCAACCCTGGCCTAACCCAGTCTGAGAAACTTATGTGGACAGTTTATGTATATGAATACATCAAACATTTTCAAATGTGAACAGATAACATTTTAACATTCCACAATTTCAATGTCGTCTTTCAATGTAGATCCATAAAACAACACAGCTAATGCAATTGCTTCTTCTGGTTAACTTGCATACAAAGGCCTTCATTCGTTTACTACCACGCACGTTATGGTAACTCACATCAGCTGGTCAAGACCCAGTATCCCCATGCCTCGGAAGTCTGTGGCAGGGTCTGTACCCTGGAAACCAAGCTCTCCCCACTGTGCGCACACCCTGGCCTCCAGGGGGCTGTCGGGCTTGTACAGCCGCCATAGCTGTCAACACAAACCACAGCACTGCCTTCAAAGGTTGGGCTGATAACACATCTAGTTAACTATCTTAGTTCATGGCTTGTACAGTCGCCACAGCTgtgcacacaaacaacagcacagcCTTCAAAGACAAAGCTGACAACACATCTTTTTAACTATCTTAGTTCCTGGCTTGTACAGCCCCCATAGATGtgtacacaaacaacagcacTGCCTTCAAAGGTTAGGCTGATAACGTATGTAGTTAACTATTTTAGTTCCTGGCTTGTACAGCTGCCATGTCTGTGCACATAAACCATAGCACTGCCTTTGAGAGCAAGGCTGAGAACACATCAGTTAAACTGTCAGTTCCCTCTTTATCCAGTTCACCTGTCATTAACAGCAAACACTCTATATTACTAAAGCGTACAacaatttttttctgatttcaagTTTGCATTCTTGGGAATTTCTTTTTCAATGTCTTCAGGGAAGTAAATTCTGAGCATTTCTTTCTAAATAGTTactgaggagtgagtgagtgagtgagtgagtgtgtgtgtgtgtgtgtgtgtgtgtgtgtgtgtgtgtgtgtgtgtgatttaaacagAGGAGACAATTAGTACAGTTAATTAAATTTCATATTTCCATATCACAGATCTGTTCAGTCACATAGCAACAAATACAGAATCAACAAAAGCATCAACAAACATTATACTTATCAAACATAGTTACATGATAGTGTGACATACTTCTCTTCATTCAGAATGCATAATTCTAATCcttccagatgtgtgtgtgtgtgtgtgtgtgtgtgtgtgtgtgcgtgtttgtgtttgtgtttgtgtgtttgaggttgtacatgtgtgtgtgcaagcatgcatatttgtatgtgtatgttacaGTGAAACAAAATGACTTGAAATACCTGCATCAGTTTTTCTTCATGCTCTGAATTTTGTGATGAGTACTTGACTTTGCGATGACCTTCAACCTGGGCTGCTAAATGATTATACCCAGAAATGTAGGACAGGCATCGATGAAGAGTCTCTTCAAACCTGTAAAACAACAAAGATTTTCAGCCCAgctcagagaagaaaaaagatatatgtaCAATCTGAAAATGTCACTTTAAATTAGCTCTCATTCTCAAGACCATGGGAAAAAGTTATGACTGACAATTCAAATGATAGCTGAGAACTCTTTTTAAAACAGCTTGCTCTGAAATAGTCAAGAAATATTGGTATATGTTGACATAAACACAACAATCATAACTGACAACAGCTTAATCCATCAAACAACACATGCTGATGTTTTAAAGCTGAAATGAACTGATAGCTCAAACTTGATATCATGTTGTGCTGAGAACATAATCTtctaatcttttttcttctgcttcaaaCATTTTATCAACCTTATGACCTCTCAGTTTCCTCTCTCTCAAATTTGTGACCCTTACGTAATCAACTTTGGAAAAAATACTCACTTCACATGTATATCAGTCACAATCTCTTTCAGGCGAACAATCTCTTTAACAGACTGTTCGATATCCACTCTCTCAGCACGTGACAAGTCTTTCAGGACTGAACATCTGGACCTTTTCAGTGACTTCTCTGTAAGAAAATGAGATGAGTTcacacaataataattttgtcGTTGTTAACTGGTTTGCCTGATTTAAAGTGACACATGGTATAATGCTCAAAACTAACTAACTTGTATTATTCCTTATCTGTTCATTAAtctttgttgcttatagcccagccaatGCAAAGGGCCATATATGGATTGAAAAAACTGTCAGTATCAATCCTGTTGGTCCTGaaaaatagaaaagggaaaaaatggaAAAGACAACTGGGCACAAATACTGTCACATTCTGTATCCCAAGGAGATACCTCCAGTGTGGATCATCCCATTTTCGGGAATAGACCATTCCATTTTCACTGGAGGATTAAAATTCAAACCTGTAGATGAACAAGATTACAGATGATtaacaaaattatatataaaatattgtacacagatgaaaaaaaaaaagccaacaggcAACTTACAAACACTAAAAACACCATCAAAGTAAGAGTGCCCATTTATCAAGTctagaaaaacagacaaaaaatattCATTTCAAGGAGTATAAAATATAgatagacaagagaggcaaggccttcatgactcacttgtgatacactttaaaaaaaaaaaaatctaatcgttaaaatgtgttctgtatttgttattataaagcttctggttaaagaaaatgaaaaaaaaaagtcctaatggcagattcgaaccccgcgtgttcgggtgagaaaaaactgtcttacccattacactattgtggctccttacccattacactattggaGCTCCTTAACTGaagttcaaaaatataacatttaaacatgcttttttaaagggcgataaatcgattgcggtattcacagtgagaacactgtttaaatcatattattatggtgtatcttgggcattcaaaaaatctttaagggcaattaaaaattctttttaagtctgcagtaaaggagacgtggctatcgccgcaatcacgctgcaacatttagctgttttctttggatctagatagatgtacaagtttagttacacccggttgacacggtcaattcaatttctcttttatgttcattctagttttatagttttaaagttgatatgaaagttgagtattttgttaaactaataacatgtagagccaagtacaagtacttctaaacgtcgtatgaagtgacaaggacttcattttgagaaaagtcaagactggaaatgtttatgttttataaattcaagggtattaaatctcatggtttatcatttttaactgtgaactccgactgattctgtggatatttttatggcagtttgggacataatccagtaagtgatgaggcgttcacaaatctttctctgaatgaatatttaagtctccttctccaactttccatcacatgttatcgtgtattgtcgattgaatataggactgaacgggcaggtcaacaatttgaaacaaaatgtcgttgttcgcgttcgcaaagaatatgagcatgcgctttgaatatgtataaatatgtgtacgcaattgatttttgcccatgaccttcagggccaCTTGGGCGAAAGAACGTAGTGAAAGCCCTGAACactgagagcaaaacacacaagctttttatgtattgagtataatttcaaaatgtaatgtttaagatgagaaagatcagtttaaagcaaattaagtcccctagcattaattacagattaatttcccttttttactatctgcaccaaagacatgcaaaataaatataacttccatccttagcaaaagaagttcctgtttgaacaaaaaatgataaaaatgactgctctttttgttgtgtgagaatatcagatcaaagtgccaagtttagagaataaaacaaatataaatataacagtaaattcagtttgcatataatttggcttcttttttatttttttgtgcccatcccagaggtgcaatattgttttaaacaagatgactggaaagaactgaattgttcctatttttatgccaaatttggtgtcaactgacaaagcatttgcagagaaaatgtcaatgttaaagtctaccacggacacacacacacacacacacacacacacacagagacaaccgggttaaaacacagactcactttgtttacacaagtgagtcaaaaataagaaagaaagaaagaaaaggaaaatgccagaaagaaagacagcaccAGAGAAGAgggaatttctagcacagaatttgaAAAGGTGGGTATACTAAACTgcaagaggggatggggggtggggagttattCCTTATAAGTAGTCACAAAAAACTAGAAATTGCAGAACCAGTTCAtaaaaacaacacagtcacaatCTTTAAAACATCATTAACATTGAAGAaataacaacgacaagaacagacATGTATTTTGAATCAATGAAACAGATTCCTGGAAATATTGAATACAAGGGAGGGAAATCTTGCCAATTAGGTGACACCGTTCTCTGAATCTATCTTTCTCACCACACTTTTCCTGGCTGGTGAAAAGTAACATATAATTGATAGCACAATATCATCACTAAGTGACACATACTCTGTTTCagattccttttttccctttaagAATATGACTGACAGCACACATAACTGATAGCAAAATATGATAATTAAGTGACACACTCTCTGCAAAGAAGTCCTTTTTCCCTTTTAGAATAAAATTGATAGCACATATAATTGACAGTACAACACGCTCATTAAGCAACACACACTCTGTAAGAGTTCTTCTTCCATTTCAGAATAAACCTGATAGCACAATCAATATAACTGTCAATTTCTATCTGACCTATTCTCTTGGTCTGGGTGGTACCAGGCTGTTCCTCGTAAGTGATGCGTAGCAGCTCACATTTGCCTGAGACTTTATGTAGCAACCACTTCAACATGGGTCTCGCAAAGACAAGAAACTGGGTCCATAGGGTTGCCAAATACTCCGTAAACACTGCACACAAATGCAAGCCCATGTCTTATTCACAAACAATGCATCATGTATATATAAAATATTCTTAGCACATCTTTCATTTCCAGGTAATTCTCCTGTTGATATTCTTCTCTGTCCCATCTCCATCCATCCACTGACTACCGCACTCTCCATTTTTCCTCTCTCTATATGTTCTCATGTTTTTTGTGCAGAAactatttttttctattatttgctTCTTGTACTACAATAAACAGGTCCACACACCACAtgcctctcttatttttttctcaCTGACTTGTTTATGTACATTATTTGCTTTCTCTCTCACGACATACACCTACTGCTGCAAACATTAACACTGTATTATGTAAAATATGTTCTTAGCTCATTTTAAGATACTTAATATGTGACAAACATAATTCTCAagttggttttcttcttcagttcatATAAAATATATTCTTAGTTTACCATAAGATAGTTGATGTGTGAGAAACATAATTCTCAAGTTGGTATTCTTCTTTAGTTCATCTCCATCAATCTATTGACTACTCCTCTATCATCTTTCTCAGGTTTCTGTAAATATATTCTTCTCTGTGCATATTATACTGCAGCAAACCAGTCACACATGCCAAGCCATTGTCAAATCAGAGTATCAGGATTGACACATTTTGTTGGATGATTCTGGCCAAAACATACTGGATGACACTCATGCAATTTGTCAAACtgctaaaaaaacccacaaatactGGTACGGTGTACAACcagcattaatgtgtgtgtgctgaacatgtgcatgcatgcatgtgtgtgtatgtgagtgtgtgtgtgtgtgtgtgtgtgtgtgtgtgtgtgtgtgtgtgtgtgtgtgtgtgtgtgtgtgtgtgtgtgtgtgtgtgtgtgtgtacctctgacTCTATATGTTACAGCACAACCATATTATGTATTATAATAGTACAAATGTGGCATTCATGCCTGAATGTCTATTACACAATAGTTTtataatgcacacatacattcacagtgCCATTAAAACATAATCTGGCGTTTAGCATATAAAACAAAATATGGACTGATGAAGTagaaatatcacacacatgcactgacacacacacacacacacacacacacacacacacacatccacattgtGACATACATTCTTAGTTATGCTATCACCACATGACTTTCCTTTGCTAAttaacaacgacaatcactgaaAATTACTGTGTGATGTGCTTTTGTAGGCAGTTTAAATCAACACATAGCCATATGTCTGTATTTTTATTATCACAAAGCAAAATATTAAGTTCAGGGTGTGAAATGGGCATTTTCTGCATATGTGAGATGTTACAAAACACATGAATCGACTCTCATCCACAACTGTATTAGCTCATGCACCACTGAACTGTGATACTGCAGGTATGAtagatacaaacacaaacaccggGCGTCAAATGTATATCTGGCACTGCTAGTCATGTCTGCTAGTTGCGGTAAATGAAATATATGGCTCATCATTTCAAAC
Coding sequences within it:
- the LOC143284068 gene encoding ELMO domain-containing protein 1-like — its product is MVFTEYLATLWTQFLVFARPMLKWLLHKVSGKCELLRITYEEQPGTTQTKRIEKSLKRSRCSVLKDLSRAERVDIEQSVKEIVRLKEIVTDIHVKFEETLHRCLSYISGYNHLAAQVEGHRKVKYSSQNSEHEEKLMQLWRLYKPDSPLEARVCAQWGELGFQGTDPATDFRGMGILGLDQLMYFAEKYSKEAQSALSKSCHPKYGFSFAIVGINITDLQYHLMMKRKLRTHFYNLPTPQPSMDDYHEVFCYLMSEFTKFWFNEKPRDVMEFNRIRDKFQRHIISLLKKPDAVLIADFQRK